In Ovis canadensis isolate MfBH-ARS-UI-01 breed Bighorn chromosome 15, ARS-UI_OviCan_v2, whole genome shotgun sequence, the genomic stretch TGGgacatattttcaaagaaactttTCTTTGTGTATCTGAAATTCGAATTTAATTGAGCTTCTTCCTGTACTTTACCTGGGAACCCTGAGAGGGAAGCTAGGTGTGGAGAGGGAAAGCAACTTGCTCGGTCCACACACAAGCCAGGGCTCAGAGCGGGGTCTGTCGGCCCCCAGTCCCCGGCCCCCCACCCCTGGACACAGATGCCCAGCTCTCTGGGctattgcttttcctttctggctttggTTTTGCTTTCCCCAGGTTTCTGCTTTTCACTTGCGGCAAATGCTTGCTGGACTGGGTGTCCCAGATTCCGCGCGTGTTACGGAAGGGTAGAACCACGGACTCCAGGTCACCAGGAAAATAAGGGGGGACAGCCGCAGAGGAGAGCAGGGGTGAAGGCAGGACCTCAGGAGGTCCAGTCCAGGCTTTATCTTCAAGAGGAGGCTTGCCAAGTGAGCCAGACGTTTAAATGCTGCGCGGCTCTTAGCTATTACATCAAGCGGGCACCACTGGGCCTCTTTCCAGAGCGTTCCTTTAGGGATCCAGCCCAACGAGCAGTTCCAGGAAGGCAGCTTGCTGGTAAGCTGCAGGTCCGGGACATTAGGGGTCTGGGACGGCTCCATCACGGCCGGTGCGGAGGGAGCAGGGCGCCTGGCTGTGCCCAGCTGAGATCTGCACCCCAGCTTCCCCAGCCTGGATCTCCAGGGACTTTGAGCTGAAATTCCAGGAGGGGGCTGGACCAAGTGGTCCGGCCCAGCCTGATTTACGGGAAACCACACCAGCACTCTGTCCGCCTTAATTTGTAACTGAACAGTGTCCTGGGCCAACCAATAGCTACCACCGAACCCCCACTCATCGCAGCCTCCCTAACCCTGGGGGACTAGCTGCTGAGTCGCCCCGAGGCAGGGCAGCGATCGGAACTTCGGAGCAGGTTTGTGCTGGCGGATGGGGGTTTGGGGAGGAAGGCGGTCTCCAGTCCTCACTTCCCTCGCTCCCGCAGGCCCCGCTTGTCTCTGCGGTCTCTGGGCGTCGccgctgcccctcccctcccctcccctggacCCCTCcgaccctcctccctccctgccccggcCTCATTGTTGAGCTGCAGTGGGACCCTCTAGATGGAGCAGGTGGACAAGCCCCCGGgcctgggagggggctgggacGAGGGGCCAGCCGAGCCCCGGAAAGGCACGCGGTCTGGGAACAACAAAATAGGGGGAGGCGCCGGGAGGAGGCAGCTCAGGCGGGAGGCGGTGGGGGGCGTTGAATGGGGGCGGGCCCCGGGAGGGTGGGCGTGCGGGAGGGCCCCTAGGCCCCCAGGCTCGGAGCTGGCACCCGAAGCTGGCTGGCCCTGCAGGTCCGGGCTGACGTCGCCTCCCAGATGGCCTCCAGGCTGACCCCGCTgaccctcctgctgctgctgctgctggctgggGTGAGTGACCCCTGCGAGGGCCAGGAGGGAGCAGGGTTGAGGTTAACCCTTCAGGCTCCGGGGAATTCGGAGAGCTCCTCGTGGGATCGGCACCGGGGGTCCTCCCACCAGAGTTGAGTACACAGCTTGGAAAGAGCAAGGACTCAGACCCACCTGGGGTCTAATCCTGcctggccccccacccccgtACCCACTGTGGTGGCCCAGACCCTGGCACTTAGGTGAGCTGACCAGCCCTGATGCGCAAAGGGGAGAATAAagcagaaaggcaaaggagatggGCAGCATTTTGAAACTAAAAAGCAAGAGCTCCTGGTGGAAACCTGAGCTGCGGGGTGAGGGTGGGAAGGCTCCCTCCAGTGGTGCGGGAGGTCAGGGGTAAGGGGTGAGCCAGGGAGAAAGGGGGTGCATTCAGTGGGCATGTGCGGAAGTTGACTTTAGCATTGCCTGTTGAGATAGATCAGATGATGTGGTGGTGATCAAGGCACCTGGAAGCAGAGACCCAAGCCTGACCCCTAGTTTTTCCTGCAGCTTCTCTTAAGACCCTGTGCTAGTTGCTGAATTTGTCTCAGCATCGGTTTCTTTTATCAGTTATATGGGATaatgtgggctttctctgaagCAATCCATGGTGGGGCTCTAGGGCAGGCCCCTGTCCTACCAGGCTTTGCCAGGAACAATTCTCTGATATCCCACCTCTGatggcctggtggctcagtggtaaagaatccagctgccaatgcaggagacacaggttcgatccctgagtcaggaagatcccccggagaaggaaatggcaacccactccagtgttcttgcctgggaaatcccatggacagaggagcctggtgggctacagcccatggggtcgcaaagagtcggacagacatAGCAACCAAACAACACATCCCACCTTCTCTTTGAGTGTTTGCGTTTAAAGGGAACTGTGCCTCATaacgaaagaaagaaagaaagtctctTGAACCACAGGACAGAATCGCCTCAGATATGATCGTCGGCCCAGACAGCTTACAAGAAGGGGAGAGTGAAGGAGACAGCCAGAAAGGAGGTATTCTCGACAGCGAGTCCCTTCACGGCAACGAGGACCCTCCCGCCTTGCCGATGGCTAACCTGACTGGCGCCGAGCCGCTGTCACCGAGCCCTCCAGCTGTCACCGAGCCCTGCAGCCCGCCCGCCCCCGAACCGGCCCAGTCGACCAGCCCGCCCGCTGCTGAGCCCTTCTGCCCGGCGCCCGTCACCTCCTGCCCTGACTCGGAGATCCGCTCAGCGGAGGCGGTGCTGGGGGAGGCTCTGACAGACTTCTCCCTGAGGCTCTACCACGACTTCTCAGTGTTGAAGAAGAAGGAGACCAACTTCATCTTTTCCCCCTTCAGCATCGCCAGCCTCCTCACCCAGATCCTGCTTGGTAAGAACCCGAGTTCTCTCCAGCTCCTGTGCTCGACGTTCCCTTGAGGTGgggtccctgatagctcagttggtaaaggatccccccgcaatgcagaagaccctggttcgattcccgggttgggatGATCTGCTGgacaagggataggctacccactccaggattctggcctgcagaattcagTCCAAggagctacaaagagtcagacaggactgagtgactttcactttcactcactgagGCGGGGGAGGTATCTGGATATAGACGCAGCAATGCCAAAggatggggaaggcaatggcaccccactccagtgctcttgcctggaaattcccatggacggaaaagcctggtgggctgcagtccatggggtcttgaagagtcggacacgactgagtgacctcactttgacttttcactttcacgcattggagaaggaaatggcagcccactccagtgttcttgcccggagaatcccagggacgggggagcctggtgggctgccgtctatggggtcgcgtagagttggacacgactgaagcgacttagcagcagcagcagcatgccaaaGGAGGGAAGCTGTAAAAATGGGCTacattgggggtgggggaggggaatctTTATTCTAGAActtacatttattctttcatctaACAATGATTTAATAGGCACTACTTATAATAAacggctttccaggtggctcagtggtaaagaatctgcctgccattgcaggagacatgggttcaatccctgggtcagggagggcgcctggaggaggaaatggcaacccactccagtattctcgcctggagaattccatggacagaggaacctggcgggctacagtccacggggtcgcaaaagagtcagactcgtcTTAGTGActagacagcagcagcagcagcatggcttatAAAATCCTGTGAACTGTGCAAGAACATTTAAATAAGGTTCCAGCCCATCGTCGTGGTTCAGGGTAAGGCCATAAAGAAACGATAAGAGAGAGACATCGAGTAGAATCATAGTAATGCTGctttttagctgtgtgaccttgggcagaccacttaacttctctgagcctgagtCCTCTGTGTAAAATGGAAAtggttttgaaagtgaaagtgaagttcctcagtcgtgtctgactctttgccaccccatggactgtagcctaccaggctcctcagtccatggaattttccaggcaagagcactggagtgggttgccatttccttctccaggggatctttccaacccaaggatcatctcccagattgcaggcagactctttaccatctgctgctgctgctaagtcgcttcagtcgtgtctgactctgtgcaacccaatagacagcagcccaccaggctcccccgtccttgggattctccaggcaagaatactgaagtgggttgccatttccttctccaatgcgtgaaagtgaaaagtgaaagtgaagtctctcagtcgtgtccgactctccgggaccccatggattacagcctaccaggctcctccatccatgggattttccaggcaagagtactggagtgggttgccattgccttctccatctgagccacctttaaaaaaagaaaaattaagcagaGAGCCCAGTGCCTAATGTGGTAGGAGGTCAAAAAAATGTTAATCCCTCCACTTCCCTGAAAGACCACCATCAAGTCCCCTGAGGTAATTTACCTTAGAAATGGCACAAAAAAGTGCTCCAGGCAATGGAAACAGCTGTCACTCCAAAGGGGAATTCCAGGAAGGCCACTGAAGCAAATACAGTGAGGAACAGGGGAACCTTTCTCCTAGAGTCCCAGAATCCCACCATCCCTGGCCTGTATCCAGTAGATGCCAGCGGCGCCCACACCTCCAGGTAGGATACCTACAATGTCTCCAGATGTGGCCAAGTGTCCCCTGGGGTGCACATTTCGTTTGATTggtttcagttaatttttaattgccccccccaaaaaaactggcttgaatCTTTTCTCCACCCTCCAGTTACGAACTCCATGATCTTAGAATGAGTAGATTACTTCCTCTcttaaacttcagttttctcatctgcaaaatggggatagtaaTTGTCCTTACACAAAAGGGTTATAGTGAAGATTCAAAGAGATACTATGGGAGAAGCACCTACGATGCCTGGAACAAAGTGAGTGCTTGCTGAATTCTATCTATTGCTACACAGAAGGTGTGGACAATAAGTATTTAATAATGAACAAGGGAAAGGGTATTGGACATCTTTTGAGTCTCTGCTCTCTCTTCTTAATGACGACCTGGTGTCCCTGCTTACAGGCTGAACATTTGTAAACCTGAACAGACTAAATAAGACGTCATGTGGGACAGGTGGTGACTGGACCAGGCTTTGGGTGATGAGTGGTATTAAAATTAGGTAGGAAATTGCAGGAAGGGAATATTTAGTCCTGGAAAATTCTGGATTGTTCATAATTCctccccccttctctttctgacatgtGTTGTCTTTGAAACCATTTCTGGCTCTGATGATACGGGGTtaaccccccgccccgccccgccactGCAGCCTGGTCTCCTAACCCTggtctcccctccctctctgctcttggttgcaggggctggaggagaaacCAGGGTCAGCCTGGAGCGCCTCCTCTCTTACCCCCAGaacttcagctgtgtccaccaCGCCCTGAAGGCCTTCACGTCCGAAGGTTTCACTTCTTTCTCTCAGATCTTCCACAGCTCAGGTGAGTGTCAGGGGGGAGGACGGCAGGGGCTGAGCTGGGCCCTCAGGATTTCCGTGGGTGCCTAGcactgggggtggaggaggaaacgacaacccGGTCCAGGatccgtgcctggagaatcccatgggcagaggagcctggcgggctgcagtccgtggggtcgcaagagcaggacacgactgagcgagtaaacCATGCATCCACAGCACTGGGGAAAGAGGACAGAGGGGATGTTAGGACTAGAAGCGGGGGAGGCATGCAGAGCAGCGCAGGCCTGAGAAGCACCAGGTGGCTCCTGGTGCCAGACAGGCGCCCAGGTGAGACCGTGCGCAGGTCATTTGCATTCATCAGTTTCATCAAAGTAAGAACAGTCCTCTGCATTCAGGAGCAGAGAGGGCCGGAGGGCTCTAGACGTGAAATAGACAAAAAAATGTCAGTCTGGGGATTCAGGGGTgggccagtggtgaagactctgacCTTCCACTGGCTAAGTTCAGGTTTGAGccttggttggggaattaagatcccgccAGCTATGAggccaaaaaacagaaagagagagttTGTGAACCTGGGTCAGGGGGTCTTGGGACCCCTGTTCTCTGTATGTTTATGTTACATGAATTTGTTGTCATTTATACATATTGCATCATTGGGTAAGGTAATCAGAgcagtcagtggtaaagaatccgcctgccagtgcaggagacacgggttcgatccgtgggtcgggaagatccccctggaggcggacagggcaacccactccaggattcttgcctggaaaattccacagacagaggagcctggcgggctaccgtccatggggttgcaaacgaggccgacatgacttagcgattaaacgataacagcaatcagagcagtaAGCTTCCAAAACGGCCTAACACAGTTCGTTCAGATTTTGTTCCCCAGAGCCCGAGGTTTCAGCGGAACTGCTGCTGCCGGAGCCCCAGGGGGAGTGGGAGTCAGGGAGGCTGAggggggcgggaggagggaggggaggggggtaagaggggggaggggagggggaggggagggggggctaagaagtgggaggggagggggagggggtggagccAGGTGGGCTCTGAACTCCTACCCAGCCTCAACCAGAGCCCTTTAGTGTTGTGGGCTTCAGCCACGACTACATCTGAAACCTCAGTTCTGCTGAGCTTAAAAATTACAGGTTTAGTGATACACTTTTAAAttggggaaaaatttttttctgtctttttaactaTAAAAGCAATACCCATTCATTGtttaaaagacaaacaaacactGAGAAAATATTGGACTTCCCCTGCCGTCCAGTTGTTGgaactccacgcttccactgcaggcagcttgggttcgatccctggtcccggaaCCAAGAGCCTGTGTGCTGCTCTGCGGGGcaagaaaaaacaggaaaatatagggaaggaaaaagaaggaaagaaagaagactcAGCTACCATGtcattacctttaaaaaaagaaaaaacctttttTTAGAGGTGGGAAAATTATGATTCACAGGAGTTCAAGAAACATTGCCTTTTTTTACTCATTTGCTGTAAATCGAATTTATCGTCTGTCTTGCTAGGTTGGCAGAAAATACAGCTGCAGTGAATATTACGTATTTAGTTCAGGGGAACTTTTTGTTTCAAACACTTTTTTCCTCTAGTGGGCCTGGGTTTTGGAGAGCAAAATCCGGGAAGTCCTGTTACAACCTTCCACTGAGACTAGAAAGAGGTCTGAATGAAGCgaagcaaagaaggaaaatacGGGCAAATGGAAGCTAAGATCTCAAAGAGCACCCCACGGTCGTGTGGCGGTAGAGGCCCGGGACGGGGCCGCCTGCTCTCAGCCCGGGGTGGCCTGCTCTGGGCTCATGGAGCGTCTGTCAGAGCGGGGGCTGCAGCCCCGCTCCGCACCGCATTCATGGGGTAGAGGCCAGCTCCTCTGCAGGGGTCCGGGATCTCCAGCCTGCGTCTCTCACCCGCCCCTCCTCCGCATCCCTCCAGACCTGGCCATCAGGGACACCTTCGCAGACGCCTCTCAGAGGCTCTACGGCAGCAGCCCAAGGCCCCTGGGAAATGACAGCACCGCCAGCTTGGAGCTCATCAACGACTGGGTGGCCAAGAAGACCAACCTCAGGATCAGGCGGCTGCTGGACAGCCTGCCAGAGGACACGCGCCTCATCCTCCTCAACGCAGTCGCCCTGAGCGGTAAGGGGGGGTCTCCCCATCCTGAGGTCTTCCTTCCCCTCCTGGCTTAAAACCCACTCAACCCCAAGTTCCAGCCCTGGATGCTGGGGTACCTGCCCCACCTGTGCCCACAGGGCATTTAACTCCCTTGCCCCCCCCCACCAGCCTTAGAGTCAccctccccctgctcctcccTCTAGCCAAGTGGAAGATAGCCTTTGATAAAGGCAGAACAAGCCTGAAGCCCTTTCACACCAAATCCTCTGCCATCAAAGTGCCCATGATGAACAGCAAGAAGTACCCTGTGGCCTCTTTCACAGACCCGACTCTGAAGGCCCGGGTGAGTGCTTGGCCCTCCCCACTCCTGTCTCAGAGCCTCTTGCGCGCCCTGACTTCCTTTCTGCTCCGGCTCCATTGGTGTGGGGTGCACCCTTCCACTGAAAACCCATCTTTTCTCCCGCTTCCATCTCTGTTTCCACCctatcttttctccttctccccctcTCCAGCCGGGGCCAAGGGAGGCATTTTATATTTGAGGTTGGAAAGCAAGATGCTAAAGTTTCCTCCTGCGTCTCTACTGCGTCAAATGGCAAAAAGTGAGTCGTGTTCCTGTTCTGTGTCTTGGATTCTCTTCCCAGTCAACCCACCAATAGACCCTGCCTGCTTCGGAACTCCTCCGTGCGTGTCCCGGTGTGCACATGCATCTGTGCGCGTATGTGTGCGCATGTCTGGGCATATCCGTGTGTTCATGTATGTAGAGAGTTCACGCGTGCACATGTGTTAAACGGCTCAAGTTCCGTGGCAGCAGTTGAACAGTATGATTTCAGTGGATGGAACAGTATGATTTCAGTGGATGGAGAGGGTAGGAAGAGAGACCAGATGTTTTCTGGGTTTTCTCCCTaatgttgttctttctttcttccttaaactttttattttgtattggtgtacagccagttagggcttcccaggtggctcagtggtgaagaatctgcccaccagtcctggagacgcaggagatgtgggtttgatccctgggtcgggaagatcccctggaaaggaaaatggcaacccactccagtattcttgcctggaaaattccatagacataggagcctggtgggccgcagtccatgaggtcacaaagagtcggacaggactgagcacactcGCACACACTCACAGCCGGTTAACAAACAcgctgtgatggtttcaggtgaacagcgaagggactcagccctaCATGTACATGGACCCACgctcccccaaacccctcccatccaggctgccacataacactgaacagagttccatgtgctgcacAGCAGGTGGCTGTTGGTttcccactttaaatatagcaccGTGCACATGAGTGACCAGATATTTCTGCCTTGTTAGGGTAGCAGCGCACAGATCTATGAGACAGGAAGCAGCAGGAATGCCCAGTGACGCGGGCTCAGGCTGAGAAATACGGGGCCCGTGCTGGAACATGCCAGGGCTGTTTCCACCCTGGAAGCTTTCCTGCCCTTTCCCTCTGCTGGACCCTCTGCAGGCAGATTGCCACATAACTTGTTCCTCTGGCTCATCCAGTGTCAGCTAAAAGGTCATCTAGGTGGAGGAGACTCCCCCGCTGCTTATAGTCGCCTCCTCCTCACCCTGCAATAGCATCTTGTTTTATTACTAATATATCCATGGCACTGTATTGTCTTtgtattgttcagttgctgagtcgtgcccaactctttgacttcagcacgccaggcttccctgtccttcactgtctcccagagtttgctcgaactcgtgtctgttgagctggtgatgccatcgaaccatgtcgtcctctgtcgcccccttctccttctgccctcagtcttccccagcagtctgccctttgcatcaggtggccaaaatattggagcttcagctttagcatcagtcctcccaatgaatattcagggttgatttcctttaggatggactggttggatctccttgctgtcaggacgactctcaagagtcttccccagcgccacagtgcaaaagcatggTACTTACCACTATCTGAATTACGTTGTCTATTTGCCTATTTAATTACAGTATTGTCTACCTCTCTGAGATATTGTGATCAGagactttctctcttttccctacAATATCTAAGCGCCTAGAGCAATTCCACACATAATACGCGCTCAttatgtttgctgaataaatgaatgaatttgatgGAAGATGCTAAAGGGAGCAACTCACTCAGAATGAGTGGCTAGGAAGATGTCACAGAAGCGGTTACTTTTGACCGCTCTTAACCACCCATGCACTTTTCcacctctccatccatccatccctacCCAATGGCTTTCAGTATTCCCAACTGTTTAACAGAACCAGAATATGTGTGCAAGGCAGAAAGCGTGAGGATGCCTGGCAGGCTTGGGGCATCACTCTAACTCAGAGTATTTGGGGGGAAAGTATCGGTGGGAGGCATTTTTAATGACAAAGGAGGAGGGTTTTATGCAACCCCCTCTGACTCTTTGGGGTTGGCCAGGtgactcagacgataaagaatccacctgcaatgcaagaggcctgggctcgatccctagattgggaagaccccctggagaaggaaatggcagtccactccgtgttcttgcctggagaatcccatggacagaggagcctggcgggctacagtccatggggtcgcaaagagtcagacacgactgagcgaccaaggctttcactttcactttcccactcTTTACAGTTCCATGGATTTTAAACAAATGCTTTATTTGATATGGacgtccttggtggctcagctggcaaagaatccacctgcaatatgggagacctgggttcgatccctgagttgggaagatcccctggagaagggaacagctccccactccagtgttctggcctgaagaatcccatgactGTATAGAGTCCATGGAGAAGAGTAGAgcgtcttggagaagactcttgagagtcccttggactgcaaagaaatcaagccagtccatcctgaaggaaatcagtcctgaatattcattggaaggactgatgctgaaactgaaacgccaatttttggccacctgatgtgaagaactgactcactggaaaagaccctggtgctgggaaagagtgaaggcaagaggagaagggaacgacagaggatgagatggttggatggtgtcaccgactcaatggacgtgagtttgagcaagctccaggagttggtgatggacagggaggcctggtgtgctgcagtccatggggtcacaaagagttggacatgactgagcgactttcacttcacttatttgATATAGTCACATTATAAATTCAAAATCAAAGTTTTACTTATTACATTTTTAGCTGAAGTTGCTacattattaataataactttttataaaacactttcatttgttctttaattAAACCATATTGACCAGATTAAACTCCTTTAAACCATTTGTTTCATTTACAAATACGGTTAATTAATCTTTCCCTAAGCATTATGAGCTTATGtatatactttataaatataCTTCATACATTTGGGatacttgattttcttttttagcacGGTAAATACTTGGCAGGACAGAATTACACCCCTGTTTGTCTGTATCTTGCTGGCATCTCAAGCCCACTCgtgaaaattaaatttgaagaGTAACTCAACATTCAGTCAACGCCTCAACTTTATTCTCAAATCAAATGCAACTGTCCTAACCCCTCTTTGTCCAAAAGCATAAAGctaacatgtctgactcttaaaaattatacacgctattttaaataacaaacaCAGATTACTCTGAACTTATCACCCAGTGTTCATCCTACAGAattgctttattttgttgttcacaTACTTCATTCTAAATTTTCCTGGGATTTAAGGAGTATTTCCCCAACGAAGGGGGTTAGGTTTACCAACTCAGGTATGCTAgggttcagttccgttcagttcagtcactcagtcgtgtccgactctttgtgacctcatgaattgcagcacaccaggcctccctatctgtcaccaactcccggatttcactcagactcacgtccatcgagtccgtgatgccatccagccatctcatcctctgttgtccccttctcctcctgcccccaatccctcccagcatcagagtcttttccaatgagtcaactcttcgcatgaggtggccaaagtagtggagcttcagctttagcatcattccttccaaagaaatcccagggttggtctccttcagaatggactggttggatctccttgcagtccaggggactctcaagagacttctccaacaccacagttcaaaagcatcaattcttcagcactcagccttcttcacagtccaactctcacatccatacatgagcacaggaaaaaccatagccttgactagatggatcttgtgggcaaagtaatgtctctgcttttgaatatactatctaggttggtcataacttttcttccaaggataagcatcttttaatttcatggctgcagtcaccatctgcagtgattttggagcccaaaaaataaagtctgacactgtttccactgtttgcccatctatttcccatgaagtgatgggaccagatgccatgatcttcattttctgaatgctagGGTTACCAGCTGGAAATTTCAAGGCCACAGCGTGGGCACTTTTGGTCAGAGAGGCGAGGCTCACACGCAGGAGGCGGCGCGCAGCGTCCGGCCAGCACCCCTGCGCGGGTCCCCCGCCAGCAGCGCCCGAGCGGTCTCGCCCCTCAGGCGGTGCGGCAGTgtgcagcctgcttcttccggacCAAGTTTTCAAAGTCCAGCAACTGACCGGTCTCAGTTAACGTCTTCATTGCCCAGATGAATTCTGCATTCTGGATTATTCGTGTCCATCTCTCAGCCTGAACCTTAATGCCATTTCCGTGAGAGTCTCTTCTACCCTATCAGCCTGGGGTTTCCCAGTCTTGGCGCTATTGGCACCTTGGGTTCAATGATTCTTCGTATAAGGTGCTGTCCCCGGCACTGCAGAATTCAGCAGCAAGCCTGACTTTTACCCACTAGACGCCAAAAGCACTCTGAGCAGCTGTTTCTGCCAGCTCCAAGCATTACCAAATGTCCACCAGGGGCAGATCATCCCGAGTTGAGAATGCTCGTGTATTGGACTTGTGGTTCCTGTATTTCTCTCCTACTTTTGTCTGGCCGCCAGTTGTAAGTCTTTCTACTGTCAGATTGCAAGGGTAGGCTAGGATCAGCTTGTACACCATGCTGAATGCCAGACTAGGAGGTTTATGTCTACCCTCATAGGCAGGGAAAAGCCATCGAAAGTCTCTGAAAGGACAAACCTGATAACTGATGGTACATCACGTGCTTTCTACGCTTTATGCACAACATACATGCGAGGAACTGGGCGCAGAGGTCCCATTGCTTGCCTGCATCGCACATCATCAGTGGCAGAGCACGGGTGCGATCTCCAGCCTGTGAAGTCAGAAACTCTGGCTCATTTCTCTTCATCTCACCGGTACAGGGTCAGACCAGCACTGTTTGCCTGCCTGGCCGCCCCATCTCATGGCAAAGCCTGCGAGCCTAGTTCTGCCTCCTTGCTGAAACAGGACAGACTGGAGATCAGCCTCGGGTCCCAGAAGGTAGGGGCCAGGAGAGAGCGGGGCAGGAAGACTGATATGGTGCATCTCTTCCTCTCCAGGTGGGCTGCCTGCAGCTGTCCCACAACCTCAGCTTTGTGATCCTG encodes the following:
- the SERPING1 gene encoding plasma protease C1 inhibitor, coding for MASRLTPLTLLLLLLLAGDRIASDMIVGPDSLQEGESEGDSQKGGILDSESLHGNEDPPALPMANLTGAEPLSPSPPAVTEPCSPPAPEPAQSTSPPAAEPFCPAPVTSCPDSEIRSAEAVLGEALTDFSLRLYHDFSVLKKKETNFIFSPFSIASLLTQILLGAGGETRVSLERLLSYPQNFSCVHHALKAFTSEGFTSFSQIFHSSDLAIRDTFADASQRLYGSSPRPLGNDSTASLELINDWVAKKTNLRIRRLLDSLPEDTRLILLNAVALSAKWKIAFDKGRTSLKPFHTKSSAIKVPMMNSKKYPVASFTDPTLKARVGCLQLSHNLSFVILVPQTVKHHLQDLEQALSTSVFEAVMKKLELTKFHPTHLTMPRIKVQSSQDMLDYFDFIYDVNLCGLTEDPDVQVSGIQHQATMELAESGVEATAASVVSVARNLLLFEVQQPFLFLLWDQQHKFPVFMGRVYDPKG